A stretch of the Ipomoea triloba cultivar NCNSP0323 chromosome 16, ASM357664v1 genome encodes the following:
- the LOC116007889 gene encoding protein MIS12 homolog, whose translation MEGSESEKIFDSFNLNPQLFINEVINSVDDLVDEAFDFFQQEAAVNLKTEGTDRSDDLKKVSMIQYFRYSAIKTSNSPFAQIKSSFYCRCVE comes from the exons ATGGAAGGCAGCGAGAGTGAGAAGATCTTCGATTCCTTCAACCTAAACCCTCAGTTATTCATCAACGAGGTTATCAATTCCGTCGACGACCTTGTCGACGAAGCCTTTGATTTCTTCCAGCA gGAGGCAGCGGTTAATCTGAAAACCGAGGGGACTGATCGATCCGATGATCTAAAAAAGGTTAGCATGATTCAGTATTTTCGTTATTCTGCAATCAAGACTTCCAATTCGCCATTCGCACAAATTAAGAGTTCATTCTATTGCCGATGTGTCGAATAG